In the genome of Acidimicrobiia bacterium, the window GATCGTCGGCTTCCACAGCTCGAGACCGCTCTCGAACGAGTTGATCGTCGGGATCTCCCAGAACGACCCCGGCCACGCGCCCGCGGCACCGGCGCCGTCGTGGAGGTCGGCGCCCGCGCAGAACGCGCGGCCGGCGCCGGTGACGATCGCGACCCACGCGTCCTCGTCGTCCCGGAACCGCTCCCATGCCGCGTTCAGGTCACGCCGCATCTGCGCGTTGATCGCGTTGAGCGCGTCGGGTCGGTCGTACGTGATCGTTGCCACGTGCCCGTCGCGCTCGTACCGCACGGTGTCGCCCACGCCGGTCCTCCGCTGGTCGGGAACGGCGCCAGTGTGGCGCGCTACGGGCGCGTCGGCGCCCACGGCGCCGCGGCCTGCGCGACGAGCTGCGCGAACGCCACCTGTCCTGCGGGTGTCAGGTGCGGGCCGGGACCGACGTGCCACTCGGGACGGCCGGCGAACCGGCCGCTGAAGTCGACGATGTGGAGGTTCGACCACTGCTTCGCGGCCGCTTCCAGGTCGCGGTTCACGCGCGCCGCGTTGGCGGAGTCCAGCCGCCCCTCCTGGACGTTCAGCCACAGCACGTGCGGCACGTGCGCCAGCGCGTCCTTCATGGCGTCGATCGACGCCGGCACCTTCGCGCAGCAGACGTTCGGCGCGGTGTCGTTCGTCCCCAGCTCGACCACGACGACCTCGGGGAACAGGCGCTGCACGAGGCGGCGGGCCGCTCCCGGCCACCCGCCGTGCGTCCCACCCGCGATCGTCGAGCCCGAGATGCCCTGAACCGTGGGATGCCAGCCGGCTGCCGCGAGCGCGGCCTTCACCTCGCGCGTCGACTGCACGGTGATCGAGTCGCCGATCACGACGATGTTGGCCTTGACGGCCTCGTACCCCGATCCGCCGCACCCAGCGAGCGCGACCGCGCCGAGGAGACACGCGGCGGCGGCCGCGCCGGTTGCGAACCCGATCGTCGTGTGGGTGCTCCGCCGGCTCACGCGGGGAGCATTCCCTCGCGCGCGCCGTCGTCAGTCGAACCAGTCGAACGCGCCGTACGGATCGACCGTGCGCAGCACGCGCGCGAAGCGCAGCGACGATCCCGTGCGCGCGGTCGCGTCGGTGTAGAGGCCGCTCGCCGCGCCCGCGACCGCGGCCGGGTCGCCGTCGATCCACGCGACGTGGATCGTGCGGCGGGGCGGGTTCGCGGCCAGCGTGGTCGCAGCGTCCGGCATCGCCTCGAACCACCACACGCCCGCGACGCCGGGAGTCGCCACGAGCGCGGGACAGAGGACGTCGTCGGTGTGGCGCGCCACCTCGTCACCCCGACGCGGGTCGTCGACGTCGAGCAACGCGACGAGCACACCGCGGTGCGGTCGGTACGGCACGGCGTCGGGCGCGACGAGCGCGCGCGGGGCGACGTACGTCTTCACGAGCCGGAACGGACCGCCGAGCAGCGCGCGGCGATGCCGGTGGAACCGCCCGAGCGCTCGGAGCGCGTGGCCGAGCCCGAGGAACTCGCCGAGCGTCCGGTCGGCCGGCTCGGTCATGAGGTACGCAGTCACGTAGTGCACCGCGTCGAGCGCGTCGTCGTCGCCGACGCGCGCGATGTCGCGCGTCGCGACCCACCGCTGCCCCCACACGATCCCCGGCAGCGCGAGGTTCTCGGGCATGTGGTCGAAGAGGTGCCACTCGTTGTAGGCCGCGTGCTCGCGGGGCTCGGTGATCTCGGTGAACGAGAAGTACGCGAAGTCGACCTTCGGCGGCACGATCAGTCGGCCTTCGACTTCCCGCGCGCCTTCTGCGCACGCTTCCACTCGCGGACGCGGGCGAGCGACGACGGCGAGTCGACGTCGGCGACCGACCGCGGTGTGGTGTCGCCGAACGGGCGCGCGGCCTGCTCCCAACCTTTCGGCGCGACACCGAGCCGCTTGCCGAGGATCGCGAGGAGGATCTTCGCCTTCTCGTCGCCGTATCCGGGCAGCGCACGCAGCCGTTCGAGCACGGTCGTCGCGTCCGGCGCGCCCTTCCAGATCTTCGACGCGTCGCCGTCGTAGTGGTCGACGACGTGCTGCGCGAGCGCGTGCGCGCGCTTCGCCATCGAGCCCGGGAACCGGTGGAGCGCGGGCTTCTCCTTGAACCGCGCCTCGACCTCTTCCGGCGACAGCGCGGCCAGGGCGCGGGCGTCCAACGTGCCGCCGAGCCGGTCACGCAGCAGCGCCGGGCCGCGGAACGCCCACTCCATCGGCACCTGCTGGTCGAGGAGCATGCCGAGCAGGAGCGCGAACGGGTTGTCGACGAGCAGACGGTTCGCGTCGTCGTCACTCGTGATCGGGATGTCACGCTTCGGCCGCGGCACGGGGCGGCAGCCTAAGAGCGTGCGCCCTACAGGCGCACGCTCTCGATGTGGCCGCTCTCGGCGCTGTTGGCGCCAGGCCGCTTGGCCACGGCTCGCTGCTCGGTGGGATACCCGCCTCGCGGCCGCTCGCCTTGAGGCACACGCTCACACGTCCGGCAGATCGAGTGCGAGGTTCGGCTCCTCGAGCCCGCCGTCGACCTCGAACAGCTTGCCGGTGACGAAGCTCGACGCCGGCGACGCGAGATAGAGCGCGCAGAGCGCGATGTCCTCGGGACGGCCGAGGCGGCGCAGTGGTGTACGGCGCACCATCTCGTCGTGCAGCGTCTCGTTCGTCAGGACCGTCCCGAGCGCGGACGTCGCGACGGATCCGACGGCGACACCGTTGACGCGGATGCGCGGCGCGAGGTCCGCGGCCATGAGCCGCGTCATGTGCGACAGCGCGGCCTTGGCCGTCCCGTACGCGACGAAGCCACGGTCGCGCAGGCGTCCGATCGCGGACGAGATGTTGACGACCGCGCCCCCGCCGGACTCGAGCATGCGCGGCACCGCGTGCTTCGTGAGCGCGAACGCGGTCGTCACGTTGAAGTGGAACGCACGCTCGAGGTAGCCCTCCGACGTGTCGAGCAACGGGCGCGGCGCGGTGCCGCCGGCGTTGTTGACGACGACGTCGACACGGCCGAGCTCGCTGCTCGCGCGTTCCACGAGCTCGCGGAGCAGATCGGTGTCGTTCACGTCGCCGGGCACGACCACCGCGCGGCGGCCGGCGGCCCGGACGTCGTCGGCGACCTCGTCGAGCTGCTCCACCGTCCGCGCGGTCAGCGCCACGTCGGCACCGGCGCGCGCGTACGTCCGCGCGACCGCGGCGCCGATCCCCCGGCCGGCGCCGGTCACGATCGCCACGCGGCCCGTGAGCCGGAACGGTTCGAGCACGTCGTCCACGGGCGGGGGAGCGTACCGGGACGGCCCGGCCGGCCGGTTTGCGGGGTCCGCCGCCGCGGGCAGGAGTTCCCTGCGGCCGGCGACGGCCCGCGTGGTCGAGAGGGGGTGAGGGGATGCCGGTACACCGGGGCAAGGACCGGGTCGGGCCCTTCTACCAGTGGGGTGACCACGGGAAGCGGTACCGCTACGAGTCCGGCGACCGAGCCAGTCGTCAGCGCGCGAAGGACCAGGCCGCGCGCCAGGGCCAGGCGGCGCACGCCCACGGGTACGGCGGCTGACGGCTGGGGAACAGGCACCGCCGCCGCCGCGTTGTGCCAGGGAATCCGCCACGTGCGGCGAGCGACCGTCACGCCGAGCGGACCGGCCCCGTCCCCGGTTGTGACTTCCGCCGCGGTGCGGGCGAACATGGAACAAAGCGGCACGACCCGACGTTCCCCCTCGCGTGGGTCTCCCTGAGCCGTCGCCTCGTACGGACGGGCGACGGAGCTCGGGACACCGCACCCGCCGCGAACCCCCCGTCGCGGCGGGGCGATCAACTTGGAGGTTCATTGGCCCGGACGATCAAGCGAGCCGAACGCAAGGCGGAGCCGCAGGACGAGGACCTCGTCCGGCTCTACCTCGACGACATCGGCCGCCACGAGCTGCTCACGAAGGCTGACGAAGCCCGTCTCGCGCAGGAGATCGAGAACGGGCGGGCCGCGCGCGAGGCGCTGGCCCGCGCCGACAAGGCCCTGAGCCGGTCAGAGCGCGTCGAGCTCGAGCGCGCGGTGCGCCGGGGCGAGGCCGCGCGCCAGGCCTTCGTCAACGCGAACCTCCGCCTCGTCGTCTCGATCGCGAAGCGCTACCAGGCGTCGGGGCTCCCACTGCTCGACCTCGTGCAGGAGGGCAACCTGGGCCTGATGCACGCGGTCGAGAAGTTCGACTGGCGCAAGGGCTTCAAGTTCTCGACCTACGCCACGTGGTGGATCCGCCAGGCGATCCAGCGCGGCGTCGCCAACACGGCGCGCACCATCCGTCTGCCGGTCCACGCCGGTGACGAGCTCGCGCGGCTGCAGAAGACGCGCACCAAGCTCGAGGCCGAGCTCGGCCGGACACCCACGCTGCACGAGCTCGCCGAAGCGCTCGACACGCCCGAGGCGAAGGTCACCGAGCTGCTCCGTCACGCGGCCGAGCCGGTGTCGCTGTCGGAGCTGGTCGGTGAGGATGGCGAGACCGAGCTGGGCGACCTGATCGAGGACCGGTCCGCGGAGTCGCCGTTCGACGCGGCGGCCAGCTCGCTCCTCGCGAACGAGGTCGAGAAGCTGCTGTCGATCCTCGACGAGCGCGAGCGCGAGATCCTGCGTCTGCGGTTCGGTCTCGACCGCGGCGAGCCGCGCACGCCGGAAGAGGTCGGCGCGCTGTTCAGCCTGACGCGTGAGCGGATCCGTCAGATCGAGTCGAAGGCGCTCGCACGCCTGCGCCACCCGTCGGCCGACCGCGGCGCGCGGGAGCTGCTCGCGGGGTGACCCCGCGTCCGGCTCCGCACGCGTAGCCTTCCGCGGGAGTGGACGCGGTTGCGCTGGGTGTTGCGATCGGGCTGGTCGTCGTCGCGATCGTGGTGTTCGCCGCCGCGGCGCGTGTCGCGCGCGCCCGCCCACGCCTCGCGGACGCCGTCGAACCCGGCGACGGCGTCATCCGGCTCGACGCGCGGCGCGCCGTGGTCGCCCTCGACGACCGCGCCCACGCGATCCTCGGCTGGACCGCGGCCGACCTCGGCGAGCCCGGCCGGTTCGACGAGCGTGTGCTGCACGGCGACCGCAGTGCAGGGCGCCGCGACCTCGCCCGCGCGGACGGGTCGTCGACGCCCGTGGCGTACCGCGAGCTCCCGCTCGGCCGGTCCTGGGCCGCAATCGTGCGCGACCGCAGCGACGAGGTCGCGGTCGCGCGCCGAGCCGCGCAGGCCGACGAGCTGACGGTCACGACCGCCGCGGCCGAGGCGCGCGCCGCCGAGCTCGCGGAACGCGTCGACGCGCTCGAGTTCGAGCTGGCGCGCGATGCGGGCCGTCGCGCGCTGCCCGACGCGCTCTGGCGCCTGGAGCTCGTCCGTCAGCACCGCGTCGGTTGGGCGCGCGGCGACGCGCCGGGCGGCGACGAGCTCGCCGATCCGGTGCCTCGGCTCGAGGCCGCGCTCGCGGCCGAGCTCGAGCTGCTGCGCGAGGACGTCGGCACGTACGCGGAGCTCGAGGAGTGGACCGCGGACCCCGCGCTCGACGCGTCGCAGACGCTCGCGGTCCTCCGCGTCGTCCAGGAGCTCCTCGCCGCGGTCGCGAAGCGGGCCGACGAGCTCTCGGTCCGGGTCACCGCGCGCGACGACGGCGTCGCCGTCCGCGTGACGTGCGCGGGCTGGTCGGACACCCACGGCGCCACCCCCGCGCTCGACGTCGTCGAGGCCGCCGTCCGCGACCTCGCCGGCAAGGTCGAGCGTCACGAGGAGCAGGGCGCGCTCGTCGTCGACGTGTCGCTGCCCCGCGCCGAGGGCGACGTCGGGTGACCCGCGCTCAACCGGGGCTCGACGCGTCCAGGCTCTCGCGGTAGCTCATCGGCAGCAGCTCGATGAGCTGACCGTCCGGGTCGCGGACGAAGATGCCGACGCCGATGTCCGTGCCCTCGAGCACCTCGCCGCCGTGCTCGCGCACGCGGCGACACGTGTCCGCGATGTCGTCGACGCTCACCGACAGGTGTGTCAGTCCCGGCTCGTTCATCACGCGCGCCGGGCGCGCGACCGTCGCTTTGTCCGCGTAGTGGAGGAGCTCGAGGACGAGCCCGTCCCGGCGCAGGTAGCACGCCGTCATGCCGAGCGGCGGCGTGAGCCCGAGCAGCTTCGCCGACGCGTCGTCGGGCGGCGTGATCTCGCGCTCGACCTCGAAGCCGAGCACCTCCTCGTAGAACCTCCTGCTGCGCGGCAGGTCGGTGACGCAGTGCCCGACGTGGTTGAACGCGACGCCCGCCATGCGCGGATTCTACGGACCGTCCGTGCCGGCGCCCGTCGAACGCTCCGCGCGCGACCGGGACGGCGACGAGCGGCCGCGTACGATTCGCCGTCGTGCCCGCGTCTCGTCGAATCGTGGCGGTGCTCGTCGTCGCCACCGCGGTCACGGTCGGGACCGGCGTCGGCGCCCGCCTCGCGTGCTCCCGCCCGTGCATCAGCGACCTGCCGAGCCTGTACCGGTCGCGCGCGATCCGACCCGACGCGCCCCCGTACCTCGACCGCAACCTCGAGTACCCCGTGCTCGTCGGTGCCGCGTTCTACGCGGCGACGTTCGTGTCGTCAGGCGCCCGCTCGTTCTTCACGGTCACGGGCCTCGGCCTCGCCGTCCTCGCGCTGATCGGCACCTACCTGCTGGCACGCCGCGCAGGACGGCGCGCCTGGTACTGGGCGCTCGCGCCACCACTGCTGCTCTACGGCGCCGCGAACTGGGACCTGCTCGCAGTCGTCCCCGCGATCGCGGGCATCGTGGCGTTCGGCGAGGGTCTCGACGCGACGTCCGGCGTGATGCTCGGCATCGGTGCCGCCGCGAAGCTGTACCCGGGACTCTTCGTGCCGGTGTTCGTCGCCGCGCGTCTGCGCGATCGCGACGCGCGTGGCGCGCTCCGACTGCTGACGGGCGCGCTCGCCACCGTCGCGCTCGTCAACGTCCCCGTGCTCGCGGCATCACCGAGCGGCTGGCTCTACCCGCTGCGCTTCCAGTCGCGTCGCGACGCGACCTGGGGCAGCCTCTGGCACTACGTGCTCAGCCCTCCCGGCATCGGCGCGCTCCTCCCGGCGGGCGTCGCGCGCTCGCTCACGAACGGCGGCGCGGTGATCGCGGTCGTCGCCGGTGTCGCGGCGGTCAGTGTCCTCGTGTGGCGCGGGCGGCTCGACGCCGTCGTCGGTGCCGGCATCGCGACCGCGGTGTTCCTCGTGGCGAACAAGGTGTACTCGCCGCAGTACGACCTGTGGTTCGTCCCGTTCTTCGTCCTGCTCGCGGTGCCGTGGCGTGACTACGCGGCGTTCGTCGTCCTCGACGCCGCGGTGTTCGGGGTCGTGTTCGGCCGGCTCGGTCACCACTACCGCTGGACGGTGACGTGGGCCTGGTTCCTCGGCGCGCTCGTGCTCGCCCGCGCGCTGACGATGGCGTGGACGCTGCGTGACGCCCGGCCGCTGCCGCAGTCCCTGCCCGAGCCGCCCCGATCCGGCCCGGCGGAGGTCCCGGCCGGCGAGGCCGAGGTGTCCGTGGCGTGACGGTCGGGCCCGACCGAACGGGGGGCGGGAGCGCACGGGCGTCAACCCGGGCGCCCCGCGTGCCGATCAACGGTCGCGTGACGACCACGCGCCGGCGAGCGGCCGGCGGGCTGCGCGCGCGCCGGGTCCTGGCCGTGGTGGCCGCGGCGGTGCTCGCGTCGACGGTCGCGGTCGCCGCGATCCCCGGCTCGCCGGCCACCGCCGCGCCCAACCCCGCGTCGTCGGCCACTGGCGACAACACGCCGGCGGCACGCATCGCGACGCTCGGTGCCATCGCCGACGGCGCGGACGCGACGCTCGCCACCGCGGTCGCGCGTCGGAACGGTCTCGAGCACGACCTGACGCTCGCCGTCGAGGCGCTCGGCCAGGCGGAGGCCGCGACGGCCGCGCTCAACGTCGCGGCCGCGCAGGCGCAGGCGCGCTACGACGCGAGCCGCGCCGAGGTCGACAAGGTCGCGGTCGCGGCGTACATCGACTCCAGCTCCATGTCCGAGCTCGACCTGCTCGTGAACGCGAGTGACCCGCTCGAGGCGGGGCGCGCGCAGCAGCTGCTGTCGCGTGTCGACGACGAACGGCGGCGAGTCGTCGCGCAGGCGCGCGCGGACCGCATCGCCGCGAAGCAGGCCGCGGACGCGGCCGAGGCGGAACGCCGGCGGCGCCGCGACCGTGTGCACGAGCTGCAGGACCAGGTGCCGTCCGCGGTGACCGCGGTGACGCGGGCACAGGCCGCGGCGGCCGTCGCGCACACGCGGCTCGACCGCTGGCTGTCGATCCGCAACGGCACCGCGACGCCGATCCTCGGGCATTCCGTCCTCACCGGCGCGCAGCTCGCGGCGTGGTTCCGCTCCACCCGTCACCGCGCGCGTACGACGATCCCGATGGACCAGCTCGCCGGGCTGTACGTGTCGGAGGGAGCGGCCGAGGGCGTGCGCGGTGACATCGCGTTCGCGCAGTCGATCGTCGAGACCGGGTACTTCGGCTTCCCCGACGGCGGCCTCGTCGCGTGGACGGACAACAACTTCGCGGGGATCGGTGCGTGCGACAGCTGCGCGCACGGGCACGTCTATCCCGACGCGCTCACCGGCGTGCGCGTCCAGATGCAGTACCTCCACGTGTACGCGGATCCGACGATCACCGTCGCGCGTTTCGCGCACCCGCCCGTCGATCCGAACATGGACCAGAACTTCCGCAAGGGTCAGGCGCCGACCTGGGCCGGTCTGACGCACACCTGGGCGACCGCCGACGGCTACGGCGACGCGATCCTCGGCGTGTACGAGACGATCCTCGGCTGGGTCACCGACCACGATCCGAGCTGACCTGCGCCGGACGTCGCGCGGTTCGCGTTCAAGCCCGAGGCCTGTTCCCGCCGATAACGCGTTGGAGCGAGACCTGGGGGATTCGATGGGAACCACGCTCGAGGACCTGCGCGAGCAGATCCGCCGCGAGGAGCGTGTCGCCGGTCTGCGGGCCGACGGGCACGTCACGGACGCAGCGATCCAGCGGCGACGGCTGCAGATCGCGCTCGTCTCCGTCGTCGTGTTCCTCGGTCTCGTGATGACGACGCTCGTCGACGACCTCTGGGTCGACCTCAAGCGCAACTCGTCGATCGTCGACCCGACGTCCGCGCGCCTCGCGATGATCGTGTTCGCCGTCGCGTTCATCGCGTACGCGCTCGAGAAGGAGCGTCACCTGCGCCGTCTGACGACGCTCGGGCACGAGGCGCGCGCGATCAACCTCGAGCTGGCCGAACGCATCCTCAGCTCGGCCGCGCTCGCCGATGTGGAGCGCAACCTCGCCGGCTGCCTCCGGCTCGACGACGCGCTCCGTGTCGTCCTCGACGAGGCGCTGCGGATCGTCGTGGCGGCGACCGGGTCGGTGCAGCTCCTGACGGAGGACGGCGAGCTGCACGAGGTCGTGGCGCGGCCCGTCGACGGTGGTCCGCGTGTCGCAGACTCGCTCGTCGCGCAGGTCGCGCTGGCGCGTGAGCCGATGCTGCTGTCGGGTCCGGTGCCGCTGGAGGTCGACCCGGGGGCCAAGGCACGCGGCGACGCCGTGTCGTCCGTCGTGTGCGCGCCGCTCGTGCACGCCGACGTGCTGCTCGGCGTCTTGACGCTCGGTGCGCCGCCGACCGAGCGCTTCGGCGACGACGACCTCGCCCTCGTGCGCCAGTTCGCCGGGCGTGCCGCCGACGTGATCGCGCGTGCGCGGCGCTTCGAGGCCGCAGTGCTCATGGTCGACAAGCCCACCGATCTGCTCGCCGACGAGGTGCGGTCCGCGTCGAGCGCCATCCGCGACGTCGTGGCGGCCCTGCGGGACGACGCCGTCGCCCCGCAGGACCGCCTCGCGCTGCTCGCCGCGCTCGACGCCAACGCGCAACGCCTCCTCGGCGTCACCGCCTGACGATCAGCCGACGGCGTCGCTCAGCCGATCCGAGCGATCTGGAACGGCACATTCGCCGGGTGCGTCGAGAAGTAGCCGATGTTCACGCGCGACGCGGGAAGCGTGTGACCGTCACCCTGCAGCGCGAACCCGAGCCTCGGCGCGCACCTCGTCTGGAAGTCGACACCGTCGAGGTGACCGAAGTTCGTGAACACGAAGTGCAGCTCGTGGTGGTCGGGTCCGACCCAGGCGCGGTCGCCGCGCTCGTCGAGCACCCGCTGGAAGCGGATCTCGCCCGCGGTGGCGATCGTGCCGCTGTAGACCTGCACGTGGTCGTTGCTGTGCGTCACGCGCAGGTGCCAGCCGTCGTCGTCGTGCCACAGGTACACGCCGCCGGCGTCGCCCGCGTCGAGGCCCTTCGGGCGGCCCGTCGCGTAGAGCGGCCAGCGGTCGTCGCGGTTGACGTCGCACGTCTGTGCGGTGCTCGCGGTGCTCGTCCCGGTCGACGCGCTCGCCAGGACCGCCGGCGTGGCGGACGCGGCGGGCGCGTTCGACGAGCTCGGCGCGACCGTCGGCGCACCGCCCGACGCGGCCGCGGGGACCGCCAGCGCGACGCCGCCGGCGATCGCGAGCGCGGCGGCCGACGTGACGAGGGTTGACTTGATGCTCATGGCGTCTCCTCTCCTCCGGGGGGTTGGTTCGAGACGCCCGGGACGATGAGCCCCGACCGTTGCGGGCGCGTTCGCCGACCGTGAAGGACTCGTCAGGTCGTGTGAGGGAACCGTGAAGCGATCGGCCGAGCGCTTCCCATCGCGCCGGCTCGGGTCGACACTCGACGCATGGAGACCTCGACCTACGCACCCCACGCCGACGAGCACGACGCTCCCACGCGCTCCGGGATCCTCGTCGGGCTCGGGACGCTCGCCCTGTTCCTCGTGGCGCTCGCCGTCCGCGACGGCATCCTGTTCGGCCTCGTCGTGGCGGCCGCGATCTTCGTGCCGATCGAGCGGCTGTTCTCGCTGCACCCGCAGCACGTGTTCCGCGCCGGGTGGCGGACGGACGTCGTGCACTTCGTCGTCAACAACGTCCTGACGACCGTCGGGCTCGTCGTCGCGGTCGTCGCCGTCGGCGGCTCGCTGCACGCGGTCGTGCCCGACGGCGTGCGTACCGCGGTCGCCTCGCAGCCGTGGGCCGCACAGTTCGGGGAAGCGTTGCTCGTCACGTCGTTCGCGGGGTACTGGGCCCATCGCACGACGCACCGCGTCCCGTGGCTGTGGCGCTTCCACAAGGTGCACCACTCGATCCGCGAGATGGACTGGCTCGCGGCGGCGCGCCTGCACCCCGTGGACCAGGCGTTCACGCGGTCGTGCGTCGTGATCCCGTTGTACGTGCTCGGCTTCTCGCGCGCGACGTTCGGCGCGTTCCTCGTCTTCACCACGCTGCAGGCGCTGTTCATCCACGCGAACGTCCGGCTGACGTTCGGCCCGCTGCGCTACGTGCTCGCGACGCCCGAGTTCCACCACTGGCACCACGGCAACGTCGAGGCCGCCTACGACACGAACTTCGCGGGCGAGTTCCCGTTCGTCGACAAGCTCTTCGGCACGCTCCACCTCCCGCACCGCGAGTGGCCCGAGCGCTACGGCGTCGACGACGAGCTTCCGTCCGGCTACCTCCGCCAGCTCGCGTGGCCGTTCCGCAGCTCGTCGACGACTTCTGGGTGATCAGCGGGACGCGTCATCGCTCCTGCCCCAAAGGTCGTCGAAGGGCGTCGCGCACGACGCGGACGACGAGCTCGGGCCGCTCCCGAACCATGACCGCGGTGACGTGGACGAGGTGCCACCCCGCGGCGCGAAGCGCGTTCCGCCGGTGCGAGTCGTGCTCGATGCGTGCCCGGCCCGAGTGCCAACGCAGGCTGTCGAACTCGATGCCCACGTGCTCGTCGACGTACGCGAGGTCGAGGCGGAAGCGGTGACCGTCGTGCACGACCTCGTGCTGACGCGCCGGCACGGGGAGACCGTGCCTCACGAGCAGACGCGCGACGCGGACCTCCCACCCGCTCTCGCTCCGCGGGCCGGGCCGGCGCTCCGCGAGCAGCACGCGGAGCTGCGCGAGCCCGCGCCGTCCGCGCGCCGGGTGCTCGACCGCGTCCTCGACGGCCCGGGGCGTCGAGAGCTCGCGCCGGAATGCGTCCTCGAGCGCGAGCTCGAGTGCGTCGCGCCGGAGCACGCCGGCGAGGTCGATGAGCGTACGGGTCGCTGACGTGACCGGCACACCGCCGACCTCGTCGAGGTCGTCGTCGCACCAGAAGGACGTCCTGTGCACCGTCAACCTGTTCGACCGATGGTCGACGGTCTTGGGGACCGTGATGTCGATCCGGTCCGCCGACACGCCGTCGAGCCCCCACAGGACACCGGCCGATCGATGGGAGACGACCGCCCCGTGGCCGGCCCACAGGCACGCGGCCAGGCATTCCTGGCGCCCCGACCTCGGGACGCCGCCGATCACGTACACGCCCGGCAGGACCCGGCGCCAGCGTCCGGTGTCCACGCGGTGCCGGACCATCTCGGCCGACATGCCGACGAGGAGTGCCTGCCCGCGCGTGACGACACCGTGTTGGGCCTCGGCGAGGCGGGCGACCGCCGCGTCCGGGCGACCTCTGGGAGATCGCAGGTGCTCAGTACCGTTCATCCCCCAGAGATGACCACGGGGGTGTGACGGTCACGTCGCGTGCGGTCTCAGCGCGAACCGCGCCGCGAGGTACACGAACGCGGCGTTCGCGACGCCGAGCATCATCCCGGGGACGGCGATGCCGGAGTCCTTCAGCGCGACGCCGAGCACGAGGAGGACGAGCAACGCGACGAGCGCGGCGCGCAACGTCGGGACGCGCTGCTCGATCGCGGCGAGCGGACGCGGCGTCGCCCACGCGAGGAACGCGAGGAACAG includes:
- a CDS encoding type IV toxin-antitoxin system AbiEi family antitoxin domain-containing protein, with the protein product MNGTEHLRSPRGRPDAAVARLAEAQHGVVTRGQALLVGMSAEMVRHRVDTGRWRRVLPGVYVIGGVPRSGRQECLAACLWAGHGAVVSHRSAGVLWGLDGVSADRIDITVPKTVDHRSNRLTVHRTSFWCDDDLDEVGGVPVTSATRTLIDLAGVLRRDALELALEDAFRRELSTPRAVEDAVEHPARGRRGLAQLRVLLAERRPGPRSESGWEVRVARLLVRHGLPVPARQHEVVHDGHRFRLDLAYVDEHVGIEFDSLRWHSGRARIEHDSHRRNALRAAGWHLVHVTAVMVRERPELVVRVVRDALRRPLGQER
- a CDS encoding SDR family oxidoreductase produces the protein MDDVLEPFRLTGRVAIVTGAGRGIGAAVARTYARAGADVALTARTVEQLDEVADDVRAAGRRAVVVPGDVNDTDLLRELVERASSELGRVDVVVNNAGGTAPRPLLDTSEGYLERAFHFNVTTAFALTKHAVPRMLESGGGAVVNISSAIGRLRDRGFVAYGTAKAALSHMTRLMAADLAPRIRVNGVAVGSVATSALGTVLTNETLHDEMVRRTPLRRLGRPEDIALCALYLASPASSFVTGKLFEVDGGLEEPNLALDLPDV
- a CDS encoding GDSL-type esterase/lipase family protein, whose protein sequence is MSRRSTHTTIGFATGAAAAACLLGAVALAGCGGSGYEAVKANIVVIGDSITVQSTREVKAALAAAGWHPTVQGISGSTIAGGTHGGWPGAARRLVQRLFPEVVVVELGTNDTAPNVCCAKVPASIDAMKDALAHVPHVLWLNVQEGRLDSANAARVNRDLEAAAKQWSNLHIVDFSGRFAGRPEWHVGPGPHLTPAGQVAFAQLVAQAAAPWAPTRP
- a CDS encoding HhH-GPD-type base excision DNA repair protein, which gives rise to MPRPKRDIPITSDDDANRLLVDNPFALLLGMLLDQQVPMEWAFRGPALLRDRLGGTLDARALAALSPEEVEARFKEKPALHRFPGSMAKRAHALAQHVVDHYDGDASKIWKGAPDATTVLERLRALPGYGDEKAKILLAILGKRLGVAPKGWEQAARPFGDTTPRSVADVDSPSSLARVREWKRAQKARGKSKAD
- a CDS encoding sterol desaturase family protein; its protein translation is METSTYAPHADEHDAPTRSGILVGLGTLALFLVALAVRDGILFGLVVAAAIFVPIERLFSLHPQHVFRAGWRTDVVHFVVNNVLTTVGLVVAVVAVGGSLHAVVPDGVRTAVASQPWAAQFGEALLVTSFAGYWAHRTTHRVPWLWRFHKVHHSIREMDWLAAARLHPVDQAFTRSCVVIPLYVLGFSRATFGAFLVFTTLQALFIHANVRLTFGPLRYVLATPEFHHWHHGNVEAAYDTNFAGEFPFVDKLFGTLHLPHREWPERYGVDDELPSGYLRQLAWPFRSSSTTSG
- a CDS encoding VOC family protein; this encodes MAGVAFNHVGHCVTDLPRSRRFYEEVLGFEVEREITPPDDASAKLLGLTPPLGMTACYLRRDGLVLELLHYADKATVARPARVMNEPGLTHLSVSVDDIADTCRRVREHGGEVLEGTDIGVGIFVRDPDGQLIELLPMSYRESLDASSPG
- a CDS encoding glucosaminidase domain-containing protein, coding for MTTTRRRAAGGLRARRVLAVVAAAVLASTVAVAAIPGSPATAAPNPASSATGDNTPAARIATLGAIADGADATLATAVARRNGLEHDLTLAVEALGQAEAATAALNVAAAQAQARYDASRAEVDKVAVAAYIDSSSMSELDLLVNASDPLEAGRAQQLLSRVDDERRRVVAQARADRIAAKQAADAAEAERRRRRDRVHELQDQVPSAVTAVTRAQAAAAVAHTRLDRWLSIRNGTATPILGHSVLTGAQLAAWFRSTRHRARTTIPMDQLAGLYVSEGAAEGVRGDIAFAQSIVETGYFGFPDGGLVAWTDNNFAGIGACDSCAHGHVYPDALTGVRVQMQYLHVYADPTITVARFAHPPVDPNMDQNFRKGQAPTWAGLTHTWATADGYGDAILGVYETILGWVTDHDPS
- a CDS encoding sigma-70 family RNA polymerase sigma factor → MARTIKRAERKAEPQDEDLVRLYLDDIGRHELLTKADEARLAQEIENGRAAREALARADKALSRSERVELERAVRRGEAARQAFVNANLRLVVSIAKRYQASGLPLLDLVQEGNLGLMHAVEKFDWRKGFKFSTYATWWIRQAIQRGVANTARTIRLPVHAGDELARLQKTRTKLEAELGRTPTLHELAEALDTPEAKVTELLRHAAEPVSLSELVGEDGETELGDLIEDRSAESPFDAAASSLLANEVEKLLSILDEREREILRLRFGLDRGEPRTPEEVGALFSLTRERIRQIESKALARLRHPSADRGARELLAG
- a CDS encoding GAF domain-containing protein encodes the protein MGTTLEDLREQIRREERVAGLRADGHVTDAAIQRRRLQIALVSVVVFLGLVMTTLVDDLWVDLKRNSSIVDPTSARLAMIVFAVAFIAYALEKERHLRRLTTLGHEARAINLELAERILSSAALADVERNLAGCLRLDDALRVVLDEALRIVVAATGSVQLLTEDGELHEVVARPVDGGPRVADSLVAQVALAREPMLLSGPVPLEVDPGAKARGDAVSSVVCAPLVHADVLLGVLTLGAPPTERFGDDDLALVRQFAGRAADVIARARRFEAAVLMVDKPTDLLADEVRSASSAIRDVVAALRDDAVAPQDRLALLAALDANAQRLLGVTA